Genomic DNA from Puntigrus tetrazona isolate hp1 chromosome 6, ASM1883169v1, whole genome shotgun sequence:
CACGCGCATACACAATATAAAAGACGAAAGCTAAAGTTAATTCTTCAGTTTGGGGAAAATAattctttgtgcatttttcaaatGGGCGCGCAATCCGATCTTTACCATTCTCCCTCCATATCAATCCCGACGAAGCCGTCTCCCTCCATCCCATTTCCTCCGATTCCTCCCAGCAGTCCTCCTTTCAGCATTTTCAGGGCAGCTTCGGCAGCTTTGTGCTTGGCAGCTTTCTTGCTGGGGCCCTGGCCGGTGCAGTTGATGTCTCCCACAGAGACGCGGAAGGTGAAGTTGGGCTGGTGGGCCTGACCCTCAGCCTTCAGCAGGTCGTACACTGGAGTCTTGCCTATCCGCGTTCCATATTCCTGCAGCAGACTGATGGGCGTCTTCCCAGGGTTCACAGCCAGCATTTGCTCAATACTGTGAACAGAGAGATGAATTAGATGCTATAAATGTATAAGACTGTAAATGTGACCATGGACTCCAGAAAACCAGTCAGAAGTAGGAGTAGTATATTTGTAGCTCTAGTCAGTAATACATTATATcggttaaaataataatttcttttattataccaaaaatcattaggatattaagtaaagaccatgttccgtgaagatattttgtacatttcctaccgtaaatattaATAGTGATAtactaaggacttcatttgtcctatcctaacaaccCCATACATCAATGTAAAGTTTATTTGTTCAGCTTTATCAGCTTCAATAAAAGGTCAGATAAGTTTTcaacaaataacacaaaacattttaaaatgttaaataataaaagtacaagCTCAGGTAAACGGCACTCATCAAACCATGCAAACCTTCAGAACGAATCAAACGGTattcaaatgtttcatttcgACAATAATGCTAACGTTCTATTTAGGGAGTgcttaaaactttaatttaagcACTTTGTTATGAATCTGATTCATAAGATCTGTGATTCAATCATACGATTGATGGTTATGTTCGAATCTCCTAGGTACGGCTATATAAACATTCGTGAAGTGTACAGGAAAAATAAGTCTAATTGTGTTGTTATTGCAAAAAGAAGTGTACTTGTAAAATATAACTGTAACAATTATGTTTTTGCCGTGGTCCTTTAACGAGCTAACAGCCAGTCGGTGGTTCATTTTTACCTGGTATACCCAGAGTATCTCTTGCCGTTATCCGGGCTTTTCTCGTCGTTCATTCCCCAATAACAGATAGAGAGCTGACTTGTTTCGGACTGCAGAAACCCCCCAAGGCGACTGTAACTCCCCTGATATCATTAATAGTTTTCCGTGCGGGAAAGACTGTGGCACGAGGAGACAGTACACCCCTCACTCTCACACCTTCCCGCATCATACAACACAACCGGACTGAATTATGAAGCGGACCAAAAGAGCGGCCAATAGCTTTCATAATAAAAGTCTCAACATTGAAACCTCAAAGCGCGTAACAAACATGTCCGGGTCATATTTcacctttaataataataataataataataatactaataataataataataaataaaatggtgtgtgtgtgtgtgtgtatatatatatatatatagagagagagagagagagagagagagagagagaataaacacatttaaaagtataacaTCTAAAACAAGTTTTGTCAACTGACCTCCTTTTCAAGACAACATTATACTTGATGTCTAAAATGCATTAggtaaaatcactttttttcctAAGTAAAGTTTTTATCACTTCTATACCTGTTTATTCTTGTCATAACAGCATAAAGAGAAAAGTTGCACATACTCAAATTTCATTAGCAATATTGCTTGCCTTAGAACAGCACTATTGGGACTCGGTTTCAGTATAAATTTTGGTCTGCTTGAGAAGGGCACAAGGTACACATCTCGTCTTTCAGGTATTTGATGAGCTCAAATAAGCACTATAGTTACAAATGGGACACACGTGTCCCCCAGTGTCCAGGACCAGCGGCACATTCCTGAACCCCTGACCTAAGAGCtgcaaatatacacatacacagcaCGTGTCCCATTTCAACAGACAACTAAACAccagatgagagagagaggctgggACAGGggaatagtaaaaaaaaaagataaaaagctgttttattcaAGTGACACTCCTGAGGTTAGTTAGCTGGCAAACTGCTGTATGAAAAATGCTGCAGTTTTTTCAATGTGTAACCTAATACAACAATATCAACACTCTCTACATTTCAGTGTAAACAGAGCACTTCACAATTTTAAGAGATATCactagaaaaacattcatcattgGATTTGAAAAACTCACTGCTAGGTTCAAAGTTCACTTTCGGGTATACAAAATAAGACTGAGGAACATTTCAACAAATGTGAAATACTATGCATCACATAATTCATTGGGGATCATTTCAAGTCCTCAgaaaaagtcttttattttgaactgtCATCCTCTCAGGAACTTAACTTTCATTGGTAGAGATCATCTATCTCTTCCTCAATCTCCTCGGCaggttcttcttcttcttccgaTTCTTGCACGTGTTCTTCAAATTCTTCCAAGTCTTTCTGCTTCTCAGTCTCTTCTAGTGGCTCCTTTTGCTCTTCAACTACATGATCTTCAGAGTTCTCAACAGCCTCTTCTACACTTGTGTCCTCTCCGGTTTCTTCCATGGAAGTTGGGTCTCCCTCTGAAATCTCCTCAGTAATTTCATCCTCCTCAGTTACGGCTTGCTCTTTAATATCATCTTCATAATTGACTTGAACTTCTTCAGATACTGCATCCCCTTCAGTTACTGCTTGCTCCTCAATAACATCTCCATCGTTGACCTGAACTTCCTCAGATACTGCATCCCCTTCAGTTACTGCTTGCTCCTCAATAACATCTCCATCGTTAACCTGAACTTCCTCAGATACTGCATCCCCTTCAGTTACTGCTTGCTCCTCAATAACATCTCCATCGTTGACCTGAACTTCCTCAAATACTGCATCCCCTTCAGTTACTGCTTGCTCCTCAATAACATCTCCATTGTTGACCTGAACTTCCTCAAATACTGCATCCCCTTCAGTTACTGCTTGCTCCTCAATAACATCTCCATTGTTGACCTGAACATCCTCAGTTATTGCATCCTCCTCAGCTGCTACTTGCTTCTCAGTAGATTCTTGTTCCCAGAGGACTTGAACCTCCTCAGCTTGAACTTCCCTCTCAGATACCTGCAGCTCCTCAGGCATTTCATCCTGCTGAGTTACTGCTTCCTCCTCAATAATATCCTGGTGGAATGGAACCTCATCAGTTTGTTCATTCTCCTCAGTTACAGCTTGCTCTTCGCGAAAGTCTTTGACTTCAGCTTCATCAGGAACTTTATTCTCATTGGCTTGCTTTTCAGCAGGTTCTTCCCCACGAACCTGAACATCATCAGCTGGCTCGTCCTCCTCAGGTATCACTCCCTCCCCTTCTTCAACATGACCCTCCTCTACTATTTCCTCATCTGTAATGGCTTGTTCCTTTGTTTCAACTTCTTCATTCTCGATTGGAACTTCCTCCTGAGTTGCTGCCTGGTCCATTTGCTCCTCTTCTACTGGAATACTTTCCTCTGAACTGTACTGCTGGCTTTCAGATAACATCTGAAACACAAAGAACATTAGGATGCGACATGCCAAAATGATCATATATAGGAAAAATGAAACAGTAAGAACTATACCTGACTCTGGACGATCTGAAGTTGAGCAGCAAGGTGGGAGTGAAGGCTGTAAGTACTCTTCTGATGATCCTCCAGATTACTACGGACTGCCATAAGCTGCTCCTCAAGAGCTTGCAAACTTCTTGCCTGTTCTGTCTCCAGCAGGTCCCTAGCAGAGAGAACAAATAAAGATGAATTAGGAATAATCTATATCAGTAACCACGCCAAACCACTACAGTCCATAAAATCTAGAGAGAATCCCATAATCTATGATAACACAAAGCCCCTCAGGTTACTCACTTGATGTCCAACGCCTCCTGTCTGTTTCTTTCAAGAGCATTCTTGTTGCTGATAAAGGATTCCTTCAGGCTTGAAAGTTCCATTCTTTGTTCCTCCAACTCAGATGTGAGACCCTCTATAGTAGACTTCTGCTTGTCAAGACGTGATTTGGTGACCAAAACAGTGTCTGTGAGCTCAGAAATGCTAACAGCTACCTCAGAGTTTGCACTAAGGATTGAATTAAGCCTTTCCTTCAGTGTTTCAGTCTCTTCTGTCTTATTCTTTACCACTGCATTCAAAGTTGCAGTGGAAACAGATTCCTGCTGGAGTTCAGAAATTTTGCCATTCATCTCGGACTGAAGAGACCAGAATTGGTTTTGAAGATCAGTTGATATGATTTTTTCTGAAGTGGCCAGTGCAACATCTGCCTTTTTTTGGGCTTGTGTGTAGGCTTCTTCCAAAGCTTGTAGACGCTCTTCAAAAACACCCACATTGGCAATCTAGATATACAAACAAAGTATCTTAATTTCAATGAAGTTTAATACACTGCATTTCTCCAATTTAGACATTTATTGAACCTAACCACTTTTATATCCATTTACAATTGCAGTTCGCATCTGAGAATTTTTCAATCATACGTTAAATCTACAGTGCTGTAGTAATTAATTCATGATTTCACACAAGGTGAATAATTCaggattttaaaaatacaccaaaTATATAAGTTTGTTCATGACAAGCTCTCGTAAGTGGTGTTGGCAGCTAGATACACTAACAATGAGGTGAAGATGAAATTGATTCAGAAGTGGaaagtattataaaaacaatgacGGCATTGATCATTTTACTAGGCAGCTATCAAATgtcattaaaacacataaattaaCGTTGTCTTAATATTATAAATCTGACCACTCTGACACCGTTGCCTGTTTAAAACATCATGGTTTtgtcataaaattaaaagaGCAAAAGCATGTTTACCCAACAACACCATGTGGTTATGGTTAACCCCTCACAGCAAACGACCTGGAAAGATTTCCTAGAGTGTTTTCCACAAAGGGCTTATTATGTTTAAGTTGCTGTAAAACCAATGGTATTTAAAATAGTGACTTTTAATTCAAAACTCATACATTTGGAGTACCGGAGTATGCTAAAGGACtcattattttagaataaaattatttatgctgGTTTTTGACATTAATGGCATAATGGTGTACTATTTTATTGGATGTAGAGCTGACAAGTCTATTATTAATGTGAATGACAAAATTTAATACTACAGTTCTACAAATTACCATCAGTGACAGGAAAAtggtttgacatttttaaatgaaagggtTAATTTAATACATTCCACTCTGCTCACTAAAGCAGTCCTGACTGTCTTTCAAACGAAAGAGTAATTTACGCGTTTATTTCTTTACAGTTACATGCTGGTTAGTATATCATTTGCATAATGTCCTTTAAACAAGCCAGCCTGGCAAAAAGGAAACACGATCCTCCTCCGAACAGACTATTAATGGCCTTGGGAGCAACATGACACAATTCAGCGAATGGAATATTCAAAGGGCACACGAGGCATAGTTTCAGATCCGTTagcattatgtatttttacaatcaAATTACAAATAACCCAACATGTTCACGATAACATATAAACTGGAGCAAGTACGTGTGCTTAGTACACAATGTTCCAAAGCGCACACCGAGTTTTCCTGTGCGTAAAAGTAATAAACCGGAcacgtttatttaaaagttaacttttaaaaataaaaatgcaatttttataacTTGTTTATTATTCCCAAAAATCGAATACCTGCGCGTTACCCATTCCCAACTGCTGTTGGAACTTGGTTATCCTAAGTTGCATTGCATTGACTGTCTCTGTCAGACTGTCGATGGTTTGTTGCTGCTGGCTGCAGAACCAGACTGCCGTTGATCCCCCGACAgcgaaaataaagaaaacaatggcAGGGACCGCATATTCTTTAAATCCCTTCGGTGGTGTTACAGATGGCGTCTCCAAGAGCAGCAGACTGTCGTCCTGTTTGTTGGTACTTTTTCCTTTGCGCTTGGTCATCTTGGCTTCGCGGATGATCTGCACTGACCGCAACACTCCCCCTTTCTCCGATTTACTCAGTGATTTGGTTAACGCTCTATCAAACCTCAGCGCGGTATTGGGCCACAACGACGGGGAACAATCAAAAGCGAACTTTCAAGCACGAGGAGCTTGAGTAGGGGGCGTTGCGCGCTGGAGGCGGTCTCACTTGCATGGCGCTGTGCGGCACGTACAAACTTACCTAAAGTTTTCCcatcattttccaaaaaaactgAGAAGGATACAGCAGTCTaatttatttgtcttgtttttttatgtttttcctttttatagaTCTATGCTGtagcataaaatgtatatagtctatctatctaactaatggcaaaatgtatattttcatttatttttcctttttatgttgtatacataaaatgtatatactctATAGAGATACTGGTGGTGAAATGCatcatgttttcatatttatttttcttactttatattttacttgCAACATTACATGCATATTCTCTATCTATCCTGATACTGATCATAAAATgtatcatatctatctatctatctatctatctatctatctatctatctatctatctatatctatctatattataGGAGACATATGAAGACTTCGGGTAGGTTATTCAAGAATGAGTCTTGTCGGGtccacatttctttcattttacaaTGATAGAACTTTCAATCATTTGGCTATCAGCTGAGTTTTATTGAATGTAAACATAACTAATGGCTGGATTTTCTTTGCCTGACATCTAGTCTGCTGTGACTTTACACTATAGCTTGTCACAGGCGGCTTCTAGCATCAGTattcttttaaaggaataaaacatgatacatagatcattcaatatattttatacattattccctatttttttaatttcactttttaagaTCACATCAATTATTACGTATATTTCACTTTCAAGAAATGTGATCACAAACGGTGTTGTCCGAAGTCATCCTTTCTTTACTCTGTAAAACAAGAAAAGTAGTAAAGTAAAAAGTAGAAAGTAGCAGCTGTTGCCTAAAACTTAAAATCATATGAATGACGAGCCTCACatctaaaacattaacaaaaataggTTAATTATTATCAAAACAGAAGACTTACCTTTGACTGTAAGTTTGGTGGAGCACTCATCATGACCAAGAGGGCTTTCGGCTAAAACTTGATACTCTCCCGTGTCTCTGGGTCCAACCCTCAGGATGAGCAATGAACAAACACCGCACACATTTGTGATGTAGTAGTTGGGATTTGTGTTGAGACTGACGTTATTATGGTACCAAGTGATATGTGGTGTTGGGTTGCCAGTCACAGCACAGCTCATGTAGCACTCATAACCTGGCGGAGCAGCATGAAGTTTCAAAGGGACAATAAATCTGGGGGCTGCCTGGAAGTCGAGGGTCTTTGATTCAGGCACTCTATATGTGATTTTTTCtgaaagagataaaaaaaaaatgtgaatacgTTATTGTAGTTGTAGCAATGTCCATTTTTGGTCACCTCACATTATGCATCAAAATTATCTGTTTGTGCATCTGGGTTGTAATTTCCTAGTGAAGGGACAATATAGGATGAAGCATATGAAGTGCACACCATTACTGGCCAAACAATTATCCAGAGCTACTGTAATAGACCACCTTGTACTGCGGCTGTCAACATTTTCAGAACAAGGAAGAGATAGTTTAGTGGCGATGTGTCAGGGACAGCATCGCAAATCCCAGATGTATAAACCTGGATAAAGGGTGACCCATAAATAGAGTTTCATAGATCTTCTATCACTGCGCCCTTGAGCAAGACACTTATCTCTGGCTTCTCCAAGGGACTCAGTGCAATTAGTGTTCTGTAAATTGCTTTGGGAAAAGGTATCTGTTAAATGGCAA
This window encodes:
- the zgc:66479 gene encoding protein Ycf2, translated to MTKRKGKSTNKQDDSLLLLETPSVTPPKGFKEYAVPAIVFFIFAVGGSTAVWFCSQQQQTIDSLTETVNAMQLRITKFQQQLGMGNAQIANVGVFEERLQALEEAYTQAQKKADVALATSEKIISTDLQNQFWSLQSEMNGKISELQQESVSTATLNAVVKNKTEETETLKERLNSILSANSEVAVSISELTDTVLVTKSRLDKQKSTIEGLTSELEEQRMELSSLKESFISNKNALERNRQEALDIKDLLETEQARSLQALEEQLMAVRSNLEDHQKSTYSLHSHLAAQLQIVQSQMLSESQQYSSEESIPVEEEQMDQAATQEEVPIENEEVETKEQAITDEEIVEEGHVEEGEGVIPEEDEPADDVQVRGEEPAEKQANENKVPDEAEVKDFREEQAVTEENEQTDEVPFHQDIIEEEAVTQQDEMPEELQVSEREVQAEEVQVLWEQESTEKQVAAEEDAITEDVQVNNGDVIEEQAVTEGDAVFEEVQVNNGDVIEEQAVTEGDAVFEEVQVNDGDVIEEQAVTEGDAVSEEVQVNDGDVIEEQAVTEGDAVSEEVQVNDGDVIEEQAVTEGDAVSEEVQVNYEDDIKEQAVTEEDEITEEISEGDPTSMEETGEDTSVEEAVENSEDHVVEEQKEPLEETEKQKDLEEFEEHVQESEEEEEPAEEIEEEIDDLYQ